From Micromonospora rifamycinica, a single genomic window includes:
- a CDS encoding ABC transporter ATP-binding protein — protein sequence MTGSDCAVLELRDVHRTHGGGAAAVHALRGVSITVRPGELVAVMGPSGSGKSTLLTLAGGLDRPTAGEVLVEGEPLGRLDGRRLARLRRRRIGYVFQDLNLLGSLTAAENVALPLELDGVGVRPARRAALEALEEVGLTGLGGRFPDQMSGGQQQRVAIARALVGQRRLVLADEPTGALDSQTGEAVLHLLRRRVDAGAAGVLVTHEARHAGWADRVVFLRDGRMVDSTAPLTGVEHLLSGIGR from the coding sequence GTGACCGGTTCCGACTGCGCGGTGCTCGAACTCCGCGACGTGCACCGTACCCACGGCGGCGGCGCGGCGGCGGTCCACGCGTTGCGCGGGGTGAGCATCACCGTGCGTCCGGGTGAGCTGGTGGCCGTGATGGGGCCGTCCGGTTCGGGCAAGTCGACCCTGCTCACCCTGGCCGGCGGGCTGGACCGGCCGACCGCCGGGGAGGTGCTGGTCGAGGGGGAGCCGCTCGGCCGGCTGGACGGGCGACGACTGGCCCGGCTGCGCCGCCGCCGGATCGGCTACGTCTTCCAGGACCTGAACCTGCTCGGCAGCCTCACCGCCGCCGAGAACGTGGCGCTCCCCCTGGAACTCGACGGGGTGGGGGTACGACCGGCCCGGCGGGCGGCGCTGGAGGCGCTGGAGGAGGTCGGCCTGACCGGGCTCGGCGGGCGCTTCCCCGACCAGATGTCCGGCGGCCAGCAGCAGCGGGTGGCGATCGCCCGCGCGCTGGTCGGCCAGCGGCGGCTGGTGCTGGCCGACGAGCCGACCGGAGCGCTGGACTCGCAGACCGGGGAGGCCGTGCTGCACCTGTTGCGGCGCCGGGTCGACGCGGGCGCGGCCGGTGTGCTGGTGACCCACGAGGCCCGGCACGCGGGCTGGGCGGACCGGGTGGTCTTCCTCCGCGACGGCCGCATGGTCGACTCGACCGCGCCGCTGACCGGGGTCGAGCACCTGCTCTCGGGCATCGGCCGGTGA
- a CDS encoding FtsX-like permease family protein, which translates to MSRPPRPERSGRLGEAVGSWRAALRIARREARRARGRTALVLAMIALPVLALSFVAVSYDMAALTRAESFDHRVGDADVELRWLSENPLHQDTWGESTWPRQGEQVDRERPVDRREIETLLPAGSRISRILWWVPFEVRIGDRTETMDGRVLDFTDPLARSTVRLRAGRAPTAPDEVAVSRRAAARLGVRVGGTVAPADGSGRWRVVGVVEFPSQLGEVVAVAPGGLPRLGPGHEESWLVDLPGALDTALVDRLNAHGVMVRARTAVPGGQPPGGGPERVTLPDPVAASNSVLVGGLGLLEVVLLVGPAFAVGVRRRRRDLALVAVAGGDPVHLRRIVLADGVVLGGLGAVLGLLLGVTAAVLGRSLVEEYVMGERGGGYRFFPAALAAIAGVAVLAGVLAALAPALAAARQDVVAGLAGRRSVPPHRRRWLVLGVTLTVLGAGAAALGAGHGDTPVLLAGLVLGELGLVFATPTLIGLLAHLGRLLPPAPRIALRDASRNRSSAAPAISAVMAAVAGSVALGVYVASDDARNRAEWQPGMPPGRVLLVRADREGTGPLPPLPLVTERIRAELGTDAVVPLAVPECVDQTPDGYCSVTSVLPAERVCPYEAREYRSAEIRRQALADPRCAAPARAVNGSYLPTLVDDGAALRVLSGAPPEEVAAAGAVLRAGGVVVTDPRYLVEGRVVVRVDRSTGGSRPSTLTTVTLPGYLLRGGLPVDRLVLSPAAAGQAGLAARPFGYAVDTATAPSPAQLDRVVTALRPVLPVSVEVERAPPASAQRPLLLLLAAGAGVITVGAAGVATGLAAAEGRRDLSTLAAVGASPRVRRVLSLCQAGVIAGVGSVLGIAAGLGSALIILTAMNRQYAQTWPVESPYPVVVPWQTLGVLVVVPLVAMLGAGLFTRSRLAVERRLD; encoded by the coding sequence GTGAGCCGACCGCCCCGCCCCGAACGCTCCGGGCGGCTCGGCGAGGCGGTCGGGTCCTGGCGGGCGGCGCTGCGGATCGCCCGGCGGGAGGCCCGCCGGGCGCGGGGGCGTACCGCGCTGGTGCTGGCGATGATCGCGCTGCCGGTGCTGGCGTTGAGTTTCGTGGCGGTCAGCTACGACATGGCCGCCCTCACCCGGGCGGAGAGTTTCGACCACCGGGTCGGTGACGCCGACGTGGAGCTGCGCTGGTTGTCGGAGAATCCCCTGCATCAGGACACCTGGGGCGAATCGACCTGGCCCCGGCAGGGTGAGCAGGTGGACCGGGAGCGGCCGGTGGACCGCCGGGAGATCGAGACGTTGCTCCCCGCCGGCAGCCGGATCAGCCGGATCCTCTGGTGGGTGCCGTTCGAGGTCCGGATCGGTGACCGCACCGAGACGATGGACGGGCGGGTGCTGGACTTCACCGACCCGCTGGCCCGCTCGACGGTGCGGCTGCGGGCCGGTCGGGCGCCGACCGCCCCCGACGAGGTGGCGGTCAGCAGGCGGGCCGCCGCCCGGCTGGGCGTACGGGTCGGTGGGACGGTCGCCCCGGCCGACGGTTCCGGCCGGTGGCGGGTGGTCGGCGTGGTGGAGTTCCCCAGCCAACTCGGCGAGGTGGTCGCGGTGGCCCCGGGCGGGCTCCCCCGCCTCGGCCCGGGCCACGAAGAGAGCTGGCTGGTCGACCTCCCCGGTGCGCTGGACACCGCCCTGGTGGACCGGCTCAACGCGCACGGCGTCATGGTCCGCGCCCGCACCGCGGTGCCCGGCGGGCAGCCGCCCGGCGGGGGGCCCGAGCGCGTCACGCTGCCCGATCCGGTGGCGGCGAGCAACTCGGTCCTCGTCGGTGGGCTCGGCCTGTTGGAGGTCGTCCTGCTGGTCGGCCCGGCCTTCGCGGTCGGGGTCCGCCGCCGCCGACGGGATCTGGCGCTGGTCGCGGTGGCCGGCGGTGACCCGGTGCACCTGCGCCGGATCGTGCTCGCCGACGGGGTGGTGCTCGGTGGCCTCGGCGCGGTGCTCGGGCTGCTGCTCGGGGTCACCGCCGCCGTCCTCGGCCGGTCGCTGGTCGAGGAGTACGTCATGGGCGAGCGGGGCGGCGGCTACCGGTTCTTTCCGGCGGCGCTCGCCGCGATCGCCGGGGTGGCGGTGCTGGCCGGGGTGCTGGCCGCGCTCGCCCCGGCGCTGGCCGCCGCCCGGCAGGACGTGGTGGCCGGGTTGGCGGGCCGCCGGTCGGTGCCACCGCACCGGCGGCGCTGGCTGGTCCTCGGGGTGACACTCACCGTGCTGGGGGCCGGGGCCGCCGCACTCGGTGCCGGCCACGGCGACACCCCGGTGCTGCTCGCCGGGCTGGTCCTGGGCGAGTTGGGCCTGGTCTTCGCCACTCCGACGCTGATCGGGCTGCTCGCCCACCTCGGCCGGCTGCTGCCCCCGGCACCCCGGATCGCGTTGCGCGACGCCAGCCGCAACCGTTCCTCGGCCGCGCCGGCCATCTCGGCGGTGATGGCCGCCGTCGCCGGCAGCGTCGCGCTCGGCGTCTACGTGGCCAGTGACGACGCCCGGAACCGGGCCGAGTGGCAGCCGGGCATGCCACCCGGTCGGGTGCTGCTGGTGCGGGCGGACCGCGAGGGCACCGGCCCGCTGCCCCCGCTGCCGCTGGTCACCGAGCGGATCCGGGCCGAGCTGGGCACCGACGCGGTGGTGCCGCTGGCCGTCCCCGAATGCGTCGACCAGACGCCGGACGGGTACTGCTCGGTGACGTCGGTCCTGCCGGCGGAGCGGGTCTGCCCGTACGAGGCGAGGGAGTACCGCTCGGCGGAGATCCGCCGGCAGGCGCTGGCCGACCCGCGCTGCGCCGCGCCGGCCCGGGCGGTGAACGGCTCCTACCTGCCCACCCTGGTCGACGACGGAGCCGCCCTGAGGGTGCTCAGCGGTGCCCCGCCGGAGGAGGTGGCGGCGGCGGGCGCCGTGTTGCGCGCCGGTGGCGTGGTGGTGACCGACCCCCGGTACCTCGTCGAGGGTCGGGTGGTCGTCCGGGTCGACCGTTCGACGGGTGGTTCCCGGCCGTCGACGTTGACCACCGTCACCCTCCCCGGGTACCTGTTGCGCGGCGGGCTGCCGGTCGACCGGCTGGTGCTCTCCCCGGCTGCCGCCGGTCAGGCGGGCCTGGCCGCCCGGCCGTTCGGCTATGCCGTCGACACCGCCACCGCGCCGTCCCCCGCCCAGCTCGACCGGGTGGTGACCGCCCTGCGGCCGGTGTTGCCGGTGTCGGTGGAGGTGGAGCGGGCCCCGCCGGCTTCCGCGCAGCGGCCGCTGCTGCTGTTGCTGGCCGCCGGTGCCGGGGTGATCACGGTGGGCGCCGCCGGGGTGGCCACCGGGCTCGCCGCGGCGGAGGGCCGCCGGGACCTGTCCACGCTGGCCGCGGTGGGGGCCAGTCCCCGGGTACGCCGGGTGCTCTCGCTCTGCCAGGCGGGGGTGATCGCCGGGGTGGGTTCGGTGCTCGGCATCGCCGCCGGGCTCGGCTCCGCGTTGATCATCCTGACCGCGATGAACCGGCAGTACGCCCAGACGTGGCCGGTCGAGTCGCCGTACCCGGTAGTGGTGCCCTGGCAGACCCTCGGCGTGCTGGTGGTGGTGCCGTTGGTGGCCATGCTCGGTGCGGGTCTGTTCACCAGGTCCCGTCTCGCGGTCGAACGCCGACTGGACTGA
- a CDS encoding nitroreductase family deazaflavin-dependent oxidoreductase, whose amino-acid sequence MPVIGSLTRRLGHHEWFGTAMRLLVPADRLVGRLTRGRVVALGLVPSLIITTTGHRSGLPRSNPLLYVPDDDGFVVIGSNWGQRQQPGWALNLLARPQGEVTVKGRRLAVRADRATGAERERLWQLLVTEWPAYRTYVQRAGGREIHIFRLVPTGPAQP is encoded by the coding sequence GTGCCCGTCATCGGAAGCCTCACCCGTCGGCTCGGTCACCACGAGTGGTTCGGCACCGCCATGCGCCTGCTGGTCCCCGCCGACCGGCTGGTCGGCCGGCTCACCCGCGGCCGGGTGGTCGCGTTGGGGCTGGTCCCGTCGCTGATCATCACCACCACCGGGCACCGGTCCGGGCTGCCGCGCAGCAATCCCCTGCTCTACGTGCCGGACGACGACGGTTTCGTGGTGATCGGCTCCAACTGGGGTCAGCGCCAGCAGCCGGGGTGGGCGTTGAACCTGCTCGCCCGGCCGCAGGGGGAGGTGACCGTCAAGGGTCGCCGGCTCGCCGTCCGGGCCGACCGGGCCACCGGGGCGGAGCGGGAACGACTCTGGCAGCTCCTGGTCACCGAGTGGCCGGCCTACCGGACGTACGTGCAGCGGGCCGGCGGCCGGGAGATCCACATCTTCCGGTTGGTCCCGACCGGTCCGGCCCAACCGTGA
- a CDS encoding VIT1/CCC1 transporter family protein, whose protein sequence is MTETPAALREAHHADVSGGWLRPAVFGAMDGLVTNIALIAGVGGGGVSAHSIVLTGTAGLVAGAISMGLGEYTSVRSANEQVAAEVAKERRELERHPEAEARELADAWVARGLPRDLATQVAEAVRRNPEEALRVHVREELGVDPDEQPSPWAAAVSSFLCFSVGALIPLLSYLLGSTSLVLALAIGGVGLFAAGAVVARFTGRPWWSGGLRQLLLGAAAAGATYLVGMLIGVQGGLG, encoded by the coding sequence GTGACCGAGACCCCGGCGGCGCTGCGCGAGGCGCACCACGCGGACGTGTCCGGCGGCTGGCTCCGGCCGGCCGTCTTCGGCGCGATGGACGGGCTGGTCACCAACATCGCCCTGATCGCCGGGGTCGGCGGCGGCGGGGTGTCGGCGCACAGCATCGTGTTGACCGGCACCGCCGGCCTGGTCGCCGGCGCCATCTCGATGGGGCTGGGCGAGTACACCAGCGTCCGCTCGGCCAACGAGCAGGTCGCCGCCGAGGTGGCCAAGGAACGCCGGGAGCTGGAACGCCACCCGGAGGCGGAGGCCCGCGAGCTGGCCGACGCCTGGGTGGCCCGGGGCCTGCCCCGCGACCTGGCCACCCAGGTCGCCGAGGCGGTACGCCGCAACCCGGAGGAGGCGCTGCGGGTGCACGTCCGGGAGGAGCTGGGCGTCGACCCCGACGAACAGCCCAGCCCCTGGGCGGCGGCCGTCTCGTCGTTCCTCTGCTTCTCCGTCGGCGCGCTGATCCCGCTGCTGAGCTACCTGCTCGGCTCGACCAGCCTGGTGCTGGCGCTCGCCATCGGCGGGGTGGGGCTCTTCGCTGCCGGGGCGGTGGTGGCCCGGTTCACCGGTCGCCCGTGGTGGTCCGGCGGGCTGCGTCAGCTCCTGCTCGGCGCGGCGGCGGCCGGAGCGACGTACCTCGTCGGCATGCTGATCGGCGTCCAGGGCGGCCTCGGCTGA
- the map gene encoding type I methionyl aminopeptidase has translation MTVRAPLTPGTLSPWRAVPGHIARPEYVGRKQPQQWRGSHVQTAETIAKMRVAGRLAAQATQLAGEHCKPGVTTDEIDRVVHEFLVDHGAYPSTLGYRGFPKSCCTSINEVICHGIPDSTELVDGDIVNVDVTAYLDGVHGDTDATFCVGEVSEEARLLVERTHEAMMRGIRAIRPGRQINVIGRVIESYAKRFGYGVVRDFTGHGIGEAFHSGLYVPHYDSPRPTDIMEPGMTFTVEPMITLGTYQYDTWDDGWTVVTKDRKWTAQFEHTIVVTDDGHEILTLP, from the coding sequence ATGACCGTCCGTGCCCCGCTCACCCCCGGCACGCTCTCCCCGTGGCGAGCGGTTCCGGGCCACATCGCCCGACCGGAGTACGTGGGCAGGAAGCAACCGCAGCAGTGGCGCGGCTCCCACGTGCAGACCGCGGAGACCATCGCGAAGATGCGGGTCGCCGGCCGGCTGGCGGCCCAGGCCACCCAGCTCGCCGGGGAGCACTGCAAGCCCGGGGTGACCACCGACGAGATCGACCGGGTGGTGCACGAGTTCCTCGTCGACCACGGGGCCTACCCCTCCACCCTCGGCTACCGGGGCTTCCCCAAGTCCTGCTGCACCAGCATCAACGAGGTCATCTGCCACGGCATCCCCGACTCCACCGAGCTCGTCGACGGCGACATCGTCAACGTCGACGTCACCGCGTACCTCGACGGGGTGCACGGCGACACCGACGCCACCTTCTGCGTGGGCGAGGTGAGCGAGGAGGCCCGGCTGCTGGTCGAACGCACCCACGAGGCGATGATGCGCGGCATCCGGGCGATCCGCCCCGGCCGGCAGATCAACGTGATCGGCCGGGTCATCGAGTCGTACGCCAAGCGCTTCGGCTACGGGGTGGTCCGCGACTTCACCGGCCACGGCATCGGCGAGGCGTTCCACAGCGGCCTCTACGTGCCGCACTACGACAGCCCCCGCCCCACCGACATCATGGAACCGGGGATGACCTTCACCGTCGAGCCGATGATCACCCTCGGCACCTACCAGTACGACACGTGGGACGACGGCTGGACGGTCGTCACCAAGGACCGGAAGTGGACCGCCCAGTTCGAACACACCATCGTCGTCACCGACGACGGCCACGAGATCCTCACCCTGCCGTGA